The following coding sequences are from one Gemmatimonadales bacterium window:
- a CDS encoding tetratricopeptide repeat protein, whose protein sequence is MATTRKATATTAIPATGDPDAQPFFTPQRIRIFGIAGAAVLVIGLVAWFMVAAGQRKQAFAAEALEQARDAAAQQNWGVAVQGFTRVASSYSGTPAAYEANLGLAQAKLVAGQNELAISTLEAFLKTNPPPTYASPANNLLGTAYENMGKFAEAEAAYRKGSDLATVDYLKASSLLDAGRAARLANKADEAKSIYTEIVTKYAKTAAYSEAQVRLAELTAHS, encoded by the coding sequence ATGGCGACCACCCGTAAGGCAACAGCTACCACCGCGATCCCGGCGACAGGCGATCCCGACGCGCAGCCGTTCTTTACGCCGCAGCGGATCCGGATCTTCGGGATCGCTGGAGCAGCAGTGCTGGTCATCGGGCTCGTCGCGTGGTTCATGGTTGCCGCCGGGCAGCGGAAGCAGGCCTTCGCCGCCGAGGCACTCGAGCAGGCCCGCGATGCCGCCGCACAGCAGAACTGGGGCGTCGCCGTCCAGGGATTCACCCGGGTCGCCTCGTCGTACAGCGGAACTCCGGCGGCGTACGAAGCCAATCTCGGGCTGGCGCAGGCGAAGCTCGTCGCCGGCCAGAACGAGCTGGCCATTTCCACCCTCGAGGCGTTCCTGAAGACCAATCCGCCTCCGACCTACGCATCACCCGCCAACAACCTGCTCGGCACCGCCTACGAGAACATGGGGAAATTCGCCGAAGCTGAGGCTGCCTATCGCAAGGGATCGGACCTCGCCACCGTGGATTACCTCAAGGCGAGCTCGCTCCTGGACGCAGGCCGGGCCGCCAGGCTCGCGAACAAGGCCGACGAGGCGAAGTCGATCTACACGGAGATCGTGACCAAGTACGCCAAGACCGCTGCGTACAGCGAAGCCCAGGTCCGGCTCGCTGAACTGACCGCACACTCCTGA
- the dapF gene encoding diaminopimelate epimerase, with translation MTIVFHKMTGSGNDFVMIDGRTSAPEDWTTGRIAEICDRRNGVGGDGLVFVTPEGPDTVRMTYFNSDGSPAPMCGNAALCSTRLAARLEMADAAGMTLVTEAATFATRCVGPGQMAELHLPDAPVPRPVDTTLQPGERWIRLGVVGVPHAIVLVDDVAKVDVMARGRTLRFDPALGAGGANVNFLSQTSPSSRTRGAGDSPAWTVRTYERGIEAETLSCGTGTVAGALALADVGLDSLPLQFLSASGRILSVSATVDHGRGSAIWLCGEGRVVARGVWLS, from the coding sequence GCCGGACCTCCGCGCCGGAGGACTGGACGACCGGTCGGATCGCCGAAATCTGTGATCGCCGGAACGGCGTCGGCGGCGACGGACTCGTCTTCGTCACACCCGAGGGTCCCGACACTGTTCGGATGACCTACTTCAACAGTGACGGATCACCGGCCCCGATGTGCGGCAACGCCGCGCTCTGCTCGACCCGTCTGGCAGCTCGACTCGAGATGGCCGACGCGGCAGGGATGACCCTGGTGACCGAGGCGGCGACTTTCGCGACCCGCTGCGTCGGTCCCGGACAGATGGCAGAGCTCCACCTTCCGGACGCCCCGGTCCCTCGGCCGGTCGACACGACGCTTCAGCCCGGCGAGCGCTGGATCCGCCTCGGCGTCGTCGGGGTCCCACACGCGATCGTCCTGGTGGACGATGTCGCCAAAGTCGACGTGATGGCGCGGGGACGCACCCTCAGATTCGATCCGGCGCTCGGTGCTGGTGGCGCCAACGTGAACTTCCTCTCACAGACCTCACCTTCCAGTAGAACTAGAGGTGCGGGCGACTCGCCGGCGTGGACCGTTCGGACCTATGAACGCGGCATTGAGGCGGAGACACTCTCCTGCGGGACTGGAACGGTGGCTGGGGCGCTCGCGCTCGCGGATGTCGGGCTGGACTCGTTGCCGCTCCAGTTCCTCTCCGCAAGCGGTCGGATCCTTTCGGTCAGCGCTACCGTGGACCACGGGCGCGGGTCCGCCATCTGGCTCTGCGGCGAGGGGCGAGTTGTGGCGCGGGGTGTCTGGCTCTCCTGA